Proteins from one Camelina sativa cultivar DH55 chromosome 8, Cs, whole genome shotgun sequence genomic window:
- the LOC104707599 gene encoding putative cysteine-rich receptor-like protein kinase 39 isoform X2 — protein MGACPTLMIILASSLFLVLPNLEVINAVGCAGSYFNGNSSSYGHNRQNLFSTLAKKVVANGGFYNASLGKSPNRVHALALCARGYERQACISCVESATQGILHENKCQNRIDSFTWDKDEEDNVSCLVSTSNHSTFGNLELRPAVRYESPNSIDPWKNMTLFEQEWNAMANRTLEAAAEAETSLVLKYYSAGKAEFTEFPNVYMLMQCTPDITSQDCKTCLRECVTLFRKEVWGRQGGEVYRPSCFFRWDTHDFHGAFDNVTRVPAPPRPPAQEKKSSITDEKGKTYDGIIAIVVVFTFIILLVFVGFIIVHARRRKSNNIINGGAGYSDSDGNHMLRFDLGMLLTATNEFSPENKLGQGGFGTVYKGTLFNDKEIAVKRLTKGSGQGDIEFKNEVSLLTRLQHRNLVKLLGFCNEGDEVILVYEFVPNSSLDSFIFDDEKRSLLTWELRSRIIEGIARGLVYLHEDSQLKIIHRDLKLSNILLDAEMNPKVADFGTARLFDTDVTRAETKRIAGTRGYMAPEYLNHGQISAKSDVYGFGVMLLEIISGERNKRFEGEGLAAFTWKRWVEGKPEIIIDPFLMEHPRNEIIKLIQIGLLCVQENATKRPTMSSVITWLGSETIIVPLPNAPAFSGSLSQFESATIAMNEDVFTELSCR, from the exons ATGGGGGCATGCCCTACTTTGATGATCAtccttgcttcttctctttttcttgtccTTCCAAACCTCGAAGTCATTAACGCCGTCGGGTGTGCCGGAAGCTACTTCAACGGTAACAGCAGCAGCTACGGTCACAATCGTCAGAATCTTTTCTCCACTCTTGCTAAAAAAGTCGTCGCCAATGGTGGATTTTACAACGCTTCACTCGGCAAAAGTCCCAACAGAGTTCACGCTCTTGCCCTCTGCGCAAGAGGCTATGAACGACAAGCTTGTATCAGTTGTGTCGAAAGTGCAACTCAGGGTATACTACATGAAAATAAATGTCAAAACCGCATAGATTCGTTCACATGGgacaaagacgaagaagacaatGTTTCTTGTCTTGTAAGTACCTCAAACCACTCAACTTTTGGTAACCTCGAGCTTAGACCTGCTGTTAGATACGAAAGTCCAAATAGCATCGACCCATGGAAAAACATGACTCTTTTCGAGCAAGAATGGAATGCAATGGCTAATCGGACCCTCGAGGCTGCCGCGGAAGCTGAAACTTCCTTGGTACTTAAATACTATAGTGCCGGGAAAGCCGAGTTCACAGAGTTTCCAAATGTTTACATGCTGATGCAATGCACACCCGACATAACTTCCCAAGATTGCAAGACGTGTTTGAGAGAATGCGTGACACTTTTTAGAAAAGAGGTTTGGGGAAGACAAGGAGGTGAGGTTTATCGTCCAAGCTGTTTTTTCAGGTGGGATACACATGATTTCCATGGTGCTTTTGATAATGTAACAAGAGTTCCTGCGCCTCCTAGACCTCCGGCTCAGGAAAAGAAGAGCTCTATAACTGACGAGAAAGGTAAAACATATGA CGGAATTATTGCAATAGttgttgtttttactttcattattcttttggtgtttgttgGCTTCATCATAGTCCATGCACGAAGGAGAAAATCAAACAACATCATCAATGGAGGTGCAGGGTACTCTGATTCTGATGGTAACCATATGTTACGGTTTGATCTTGGTATGCTCTTAACGGCAACTAATGAGTTTTCGCCTGAAAATAAGCTTGGTCAAGGTGGATTTGGTACAGTCTATAAG GGGACATTATTTAACGATAAAGAGATAGCAGTGAAGAGATTGACAAAAGGTTCAGGACAAGGAGATATAGAGTTCAAGAATGAGGTTTCACTCTTGACAAGACTCCAACATAGGAATCTTGTTAAGCTTCTTGGGTTCTGTAATGAAGGAGATGAAGTGATTCTTGTCTACGAGTTTGTCCCCAACTCAAGTCTTGACAGCTTTATATTCG ATGACGAGAAGCGTTCACTTCTTACATGGGAGTTGAGATCCAGAATTATAGAAGGCATTGCCCGAGGTCTTGTTTATCTTCATGAAGATTCTCAGCTGAAGATTATTCACAGAGACTTGAAGTTGAGTAACATCCTTTTAGACGCTGAGATGAACCCTAAAGTTGCAGATTTTGGGACAGCTAGGTTGTTTGACACTGACGTGACTCGAGCTGAAACAAAACGAATAGCTGGAACCCG TGGATATATGGCTCCTGAGTACCTGAACCACGGACAAATCTCAGCTAAATCTGACGTTTATGGTTTCGGTGTTATGCTTCTAGAGATAATAAGtggtgaaagaaacaaaagattcgAAGGAGAAGGCCTTGCAGCTTTT ACATGGAAGAGATGGGTTGAAGGAAAGCCTGAGATTATAATTGATCCTTTCTTGATGGAGCACCCAAGAAACGAGATCATCAAGTTGATACAAATTGGTTTGTTGTGTGTTCAAGAGAATGCAACAAAGAGACCAACTATGAGCTCTGTGATAACTTGGCTTGGCAGTGAGACCATCATCGTTCCTCTACCTAATGCTCCTGCTTTCAGTGGAAGCCTATCCCAATTCGAAAGTGCTACAATAGCAATGAACGAAGATGTCTTCACGGAGTTGAGTTGTCGTtga
- the LOC104707599 gene encoding putative cysteine-rich receptor-like protein kinase 39 isoform X4, whose protein sequence is MGACPTLMIILASSLFLVLPNLEVINAVGCAGSYFNGNSSSYGHNRQNLFSTLAKKVVANGGFYNASLGKSPNRVHALALCARGYERQACISCVESATQGILHENKCQNRIDSFTWDKDEEDNVSCLVSTSNHSTFGNLELRPAVRYESPNSIDPWKNMTLFEQEWNAMANRTLEAAAEAETSLVLKYYSAGKAEFTEFPNVYMLMQCTPDITSQDCKTCLRECVTLFRKEVWGRQGGEVYRPSCFFRWDTHDFHGAFDNVTRVPAPPRPPAQEKKSSITDEKVHARRRKSNNIINGGAGYSDSDGNHMLRFDLGMLLTATNEFSPENKLGQGGFGTVYKGTLFNDKEIAVKRLTKGSGQGDIEFKNEVSLLTRLQHRNLVKLLGFCNEGDEVILVYEFVPNSSLDSFIFDDEKRSLLTWELRSRIIEGIARGLVYLHEDSQLKIIHRDLKLSNILLDAEMNPKVADFGTARLFDTDVTRAETKRIAGTRGYMAPEYLNHGQISAKSDVYGFGVMLLEIISGERNKRFEGEGLAAFTWKRWVEGKPEIIIDPFLMEHPRNEIIKLIQIGLLCVQENATKRPTMSSVITWLGSETIIVPLPNAPAFSGSLSQFESATIAMNEDVFTELSCR, encoded by the exons ATGGGGGCATGCCCTACTTTGATGATCAtccttgcttcttctctttttcttgtccTTCCAAACCTCGAAGTCATTAACGCCGTCGGGTGTGCCGGAAGCTACTTCAACGGTAACAGCAGCAGCTACGGTCACAATCGTCAGAATCTTTTCTCCACTCTTGCTAAAAAAGTCGTCGCCAATGGTGGATTTTACAACGCTTCACTCGGCAAAAGTCCCAACAGAGTTCACGCTCTTGCCCTCTGCGCAAGAGGCTATGAACGACAAGCTTGTATCAGTTGTGTCGAAAGTGCAACTCAGGGTATACTACATGAAAATAAATGTCAAAACCGCATAGATTCGTTCACATGGgacaaagacgaagaagacaatGTTTCTTGTCTTGTAAGTACCTCAAACCACTCAACTTTTGGTAACCTCGAGCTTAGACCTGCTGTTAGATACGAAAGTCCAAATAGCATCGACCCATGGAAAAACATGACTCTTTTCGAGCAAGAATGGAATGCAATGGCTAATCGGACCCTCGAGGCTGCCGCGGAAGCTGAAACTTCCTTGGTACTTAAATACTATAGTGCCGGGAAAGCCGAGTTCACAGAGTTTCCAAATGTTTACATGCTGATGCAATGCACACCCGACATAACTTCCCAAGATTGCAAGACGTGTTTGAGAGAATGCGTGACACTTTTTAGAAAAGAGGTTTGGGGAAGACAAGGAGGTGAGGTTTATCGTCCAAGCTGTTTTTTCAGGTGGGATACACATGATTTCCATGGTGCTTTTGATAATGTAACAAGAGTTCCTGCGCCTCCTAGACCTCCGGCTCAGGAAAAGAAGAGCTCTATAACTGACGAGAAAG TCCATGCACGAAGGAGAAAATCAAACAACATCATCAATGGAGGTGCAGGGTACTCTGATTCTGATGGTAACCATATGTTACGGTTTGATCTTGGTATGCTCTTAACGGCAACTAATGAGTTTTCGCCTGAAAATAAGCTTGGTCAAGGTGGATTTGGTACAGTCTATAAG GGGACATTATTTAACGATAAAGAGATAGCAGTGAAGAGATTGACAAAAGGTTCAGGACAAGGAGATATAGAGTTCAAGAATGAGGTTTCACTCTTGACAAGACTCCAACATAGGAATCTTGTTAAGCTTCTTGGGTTCTGTAATGAAGGAGATGAAGTGATTCTTGTCTACGAGTTTGTCCCCAACTCAAGTCTTGACAGCTTTATATTCG ATGACGAGAAGCGTTCACTTCTTACATGGGAGTTGAGATCCAGAATTATAGAAGGCATTGCCCGAGGTCTTGTTTATCTTCATGAAGATTCTCAGCTGAAGATTATTCACAGAGACTTGAAGTTGAGTAACATCCTTTTAGACGCTGAGATGAACCCTAAAGTTGCAGATTTTGGGACAGCTAGGTTGTTTGACACTGACGTGACTCGAGCTGAAACAAAACGAATAGCTGGAACCCG TGGATATATGGCTCCTGAGTACCTGAACCACGGACAAATCTCAGCTAAATCTGACGTTTATGGTTTCGGTGTTATGCTTCTAGAGATAATAAGtggtgaaagaaacaaaagattcgAAGGAGAAGGCCTTGCAGCTTTT ACATGGAAGAGATGGGTTGAAGGAAAGCCTGAGATTATAATTGATCCTTTCTTGATGGAGCACCCAAGAAACGAGATCATCAAGTTGATACAAATTGGTTTGTTGTGTGTTCAAGAGAATGCAACAAAGAGACCAACTATGAGCTCTGTGATAACTTGGCTTGGCAGTGAGACCATCATCGTTCCTCTACCTAATGCTCCTGCTTTCAGTGGAAGCCTATCCCAATTCGAAAGTGCTACAATAGCAATGAACGAAGATGTCTTCACGGAGTTGAGTTGTCGTtga
- the LOC104707599 gene encoding putative cysteine-rich receptor-like protein kinase 39 isoform X1 yields the protein MGACPTLMIILASSLFLVLPNLEVINAVGCAGSYFNGNSSSYGHNRQNLFSTLAKKVVANGGFYNASLGKSPNRVHALALCARGYERQACISCVESATQGILHENKCQNRIDSFTWDKDEEDNVSCLVSTSNHSTFGNLELRPAVRYESPNSIDPWKNMTLFEQEWNAMANRTLEAAAEAETSLVLKYYSAGKAEFTEFPNVYMLMQCTPDITSQDCKTCLRECVTLFRKEVWGRQGGEVYRPSCFFRWDTHDFHGAFDNVTRVPAPPRPPAQEKKSSITDEKGRRIGDSGIIAIVVVFTFIILLVFVGFIIVHARRRKSNNIINGGAGYSDSDGNHMLRFDLGMLLTATNEFSPENKLGQGGFGTVYKGTLFNDKEIAVKRLTKGSGQGDIEFKNEVSLLTRLQHRNLVKLLGFCNEGDEVILVYEFVPNSSLDSFIFDDEKRSLLTWELRSRIIEGIARGLVYLHEDSQLKIIHRDLKLSNILLDAEMNPKVADFGTARLFDTDVTRAETKRIAGTRGYMAPEYLNHGQISAKSDVYGFGVMLLEIISGERNKRFEGEGLAAFTWKRWVEGKPEIIIDPFLMEHPRNEIIKLIQIGLLCVQENATKRPTMSSVITWLGSETIIVPLPNAPAFSGSLSQFESATIAMNEDVFTELSCR from the exons ATGGGGGCATGCCCTACTTTGATGATCAtccttgcttcttctctttttcttgtccTTCCAAACCTCGAAGTCATTAACGCCGTCGGGTGTGCCGGAAGCTACTTCAACGGTAACAGCAGCAGCTACGGTCACAATCGTCAGAATCTTTTCTCCACTCTTGCTAAAAAAGTCGTCGCCAATGGTGGATTTTACAACGCTTCACTCGGCAAAAGTCCCAACAGAGTTCACGCTCTTGCCCTCTGCGCAAGAGGCTATGAACGACAAGCTTGTATCAGTTGTGTCGAAAGTGCAACTCAGGGTATACTACATGAAAATAAATGTCAAAACCGCATAGATTCGTTCACATGGgacaaagacgaagaagacaatGTTTCTTGTCTTGTAAGTACCTCAAACCACTCAACTTTTGGTAACCTCGAGCTTAGACCTGCTGTTAGATACGAAAGTCCAAATAGCATCGACCCATGGAAAAACATGACTCTTTTCGAGCAAGAATGGAATGCAATGGCTAATCGGACCCTCGAGGCTGCCGCGGAAGCTGAAACTTCCTTGGTACTTAAATACTATAGTGCCGGGAAAGCCGAGTTCACAGAGTTTCCAAATGTTTACATGCTGATGCAATGCACACCCGACATAACTTCCCAAGATTGCAAGACGTGTTTGAGAGAATGCGTGACACTTTTTAGAAAAGAGGTTTGGGGAAGACAAGGAGGTGAGGTTTATCGTCCAAGCTGTTTTTTCAGGTGGGATACACATGATTTCCATGGTGCTTTTGATAATGTAACAAGAGTTCCTGCGCCTCCTAGACCTCCGGCTCAGGAAAAGAAGAGCTCTATAACTGACGAGAAAG GAAGAAGGATAGGAGATAGCGGAATTATTGCAATAGttgttgtttttactttcattattcttttggtgtttgttgGCTTCATCATAGTCCATGCACGAAGGAGAAAATCAAACAACATCATCAATGGAGGTGCAGGGTACTCTGATTCTGATGGTAACCATATGTTACGGTTTGATCTTGGTATGCTCTTAACGGCAACTAATGAGTTTTCGCCTGAAAATAAGCTTGGTCAAGGTGGATTTGGTACAGTCTATAAG GGGACATTATTTAACGATAAAGAGATAGCAGTGAAGAGATTGACAAAAGGTTCAGGACAAGGAGATATAGAGTTCAAGAATGAGGTTTCACTCTTGACAAGACTCCAACATAGGAATCTTGTTAAGCTTCTTGGGTTCTGTAATGAAGGAGATGAAGTGATTCTTGTCTACGAGTTTGTCCCCAACTCAAGTCTTGACAGCTTTATATTCG ATGACGAGAAGCGTTCACTTCTTACATGGGAGTTGAGATCCAGAATTATAGAAGGCATTGCCCGAGGTCTTGTTTATCTTCATGAAGATTCTCAGCTGAAGATTATTCACAGAGACTTGAAGTTGAGTAACATCCTTTTAGACGCTGAGATGAACCCTAAAGTTGCAGATTTTGGGACAGCTAGGTTGTTTGACACTGACGTGACTCGAGCTGAAACAAAACGAATAGCTGGAACCCG TGGATATATGGCTCCTGAGTACCTGAACCACGGACAAATCTCAGCTAAATCTGACGTTTATGGTTTCGGTGTTATGCTTCTAGAGATAATAAGtggtgaaagaaacaaaagattcgAAGGAGAAGGCCTTGCAGCTTTT ACATGGAAGAGATGGGTTGAAGGAAAGCCTGAGATTATAATTGATCCTTTCTTGATGGAGCACCCAAGAAACGAGATCATCAAGTTGATACAAATTGGTTTGTTGTGTGTTCAAGAGAATGCAACAAAGAGACCAACTATGAGCTCTGTGATAACTTGGCTTGGCAGTGAGACCATCATCGTTCCTCTACCTAATGCTCCTGCTTTCAGTGGAAGCCTATCCCAATTCGAAAGTGCTACAATAGCAATGAACGAAGATGTCTTCACGGAGTTGAGTTGTCGTtga
- the LOC104707599 gene encoding putative cysteine-rich receptor-like protein kinase 39 isoform X3 — translation MGACPTLMIILASSLFLVLPNLEVINAVGCAGSYFNGNSSSYGHNRQNLFSTLAKKVVANGGFYNASLGKSPNRVHALALCARGYERQACISCVESATQGILHENKCQNRIDSFTWDKDEEDNVSCLVSTSNHSTFGNLELRPAVRYESPNSIDPWKNMTLFEQEWNAMANRTLEAAAEAETSLVLKYYSAGKAEFTEFPNVYMLMQCTPDITSQDCKTCLRECVTLFRKEVWGRQGGEVYRPSCFFRWDTHDFHGAFDNVTRVPAPPRPPAQEKKSSITDEKGDSGIIAIVVVFTFIILLVFVGFIIVHARRRKSNNIINGGAGYSDSDGNHMLRFDLGMLLTATNEFSPENKLGQGGFGTVYKGTLFNDKEIAVKRLTKGSGQGDIEFKNEVSLLTRLQHRNLVKLLGFCNEGDEVILVYEFVPNSSLDSFIFDDEKRSLLTWELRSRIIEGIARGLVYLHEDSQLKIIHRDLKLSNILLDAEMNPKVADFGTARLFDTDVTRAETKRIAGTRGYMAPEYLNHGQISAKSDVYGFGVMLLEIISGERNKRFEGEGLAAFTWKRWVEGKPEIIIDPFLMEHPRNEIIKLIQIGLLCVQENATKRPTMSSVITWLGSETIIVPLPNAPAFSGSLSQFESATIAMNEDVFTELSCR, via the exons ATGGGGGCATGCCCTACTTTGATGATCAtccttgcttcttctctttttcttgtccTTCCAAACCTCGAAGTCATTAACGCCGTCGGGTGTGCCGGAAGCTACTTCAACGGTAACAGCAGCAGCTACGGTCACAATCGTCAGAATCTTTTCTCCACTCTTGCTAAAAAAGTCGTCGCCAATGGTGGATTTTACAACGCTTCACTCGGCAAAAGTCCCAACAGAGTTCACGCTCTTGCCCTCTGCGCAAGAGGCTATGAACGACAAGCTTGTATCAGTTGTGTCGAAAGTGCAACTCAGGGTATACTACATGAAAATAAATGTCAAAACCGCATAGATTCGTTCACATGGgacaaagacgaagaagacaatGTTTCTTGTCTTGTAAGTACCTCAAACCACTCAACTTTTGGTAACCTCGAGCTTAGACCTGCTGTTAGATACGAAAGTCCAAATAGCATCGACCCATGGAAAAACATGACTCTTTTCGAGCAAGAATGGAATGCAATGGCTAATCGGACCCTCGAGGCTGCCGCGGAAGCTGAAACTTCCTTGGTACTTAAATACTATAGTGCCGGGAAAGCCGAGTTCACAGAGTTTCCAAATGTTTACATGCTGATGCAATGCACACCCGACATAACTTCCCAAGATTGCAAGACGTGTTTGAGAGAATGCGTGACACTTTTTAGAAAAGAGGTTTGGGGAAGACAAGGAGGTGAGGTTTATCGTCCAAGCTGTTTTTTCAGGTGGGATACACATGATTTCCATGGTGCTTTTGATAATGTAACAAGAGTTCCTGCGCCTCCTAGACCTCCGGCTCAGGAAAAGAAGAGCTCTATAACTGACGAGAAAG GAGATAGCGGAATTATTGCAATAGttgttgtttttactttcattattcttttggtgtttgttgGCTTCATCATAGTCCATGCACGAAGGAGAAAATCAAACAACATCATCAATGGAGGTGCAGGGTACTCTGATTCTGATGGTAACCATATGTTACGGTTTGATCTTGGTATGCTCTTAACGGCAACTAATGAGTTTTCGCCTGAAAATAAGCTTGGTCAAGGTGGATTTGGTACAGTCTATAAG GGGACATTATTTAACGATAAAGAGATAGCAGTGAAGAGATTGACAAAAGGTTCAGGACAAGGAGATATAGAGTTCAAGAATGAGGTTTCACTCTTGACAAGACTCCAACATAGGAATCTTGTTAAGCTTCTTGGGTTCTGTAATGAAGGAGATGAAGTGATTCTTGTCTACGAGTTTGTCCCCAACTCAAGTCTTGACAGCTTTATATTCG ATGACGAGAAGCGTTCACTTCTTACATGGGAGTTGAGATCCAGAATTATAGAAGGCATTGCCCGAGGTCTTGTTTATCTTCATGAAGATTCTCAGCTGAAGATTATTCACAGAGACTTGAAGTTGAGTAACATCCTTTTAGACGCTGAGATGAACCCTAAAGTTGCAGATTTTGGGACAGCTAGGTTGTTTGACACTGACGTGACTCGAGCTGAAACAAAACGAATAGCTGGAACCCG TGGATATATGGCTCCTGAGTACCTGAACCACGGACAAATCTCAGCTAAATCTGACGTTTATGGTTTCGGTGTTATGCTTCTAGAGATAATAAGtggtgaaagaaacaaaagattcgAAGGAGAAGGCCTTGCAGCTTTT ACATGGAAGAGATGGGTTGAAGGAAAGCCTGAGATTATAATTGATCCTTTCTTGATGGAGCACCCAAGAAACGAGATCATCAAGTTGATACAAATTGGTTTGTTGTGTGTTCAAGAGAATGCAACAAAGAGACCAACTATGAGCTCTGTGATAACTTGGCTTGGCAGTGAGACCATCATCGTTCCTCTACCTAATGCTCCTGCTTTCAGTGGAAGCCTATCCCAATTCGAAAGTGCTACAATAGCAATGAACGAAGATGTCTTCACGGAGTTGAGTTGTCGTtga